In one window of Brassica rapa cultivar Chiifu-401-42 chromosome A07, CAAS_Brap_v3.01, whole genome shotgun sequence DNA:
- the LOC103850117 gene encoding uncharacterized hydrolase YugF isoform X2, with the protein MRALTWTGLSPPPLPAMVARMTTTSKMVALRRMNLRKDRVCVRATAVSSGGGVVEAVELAEIGEKSKKWKWKGEYSINYFVKSSPEEVTPASQTVLLVHGFGASIPHWRRNINALSKHHTVYAIDLLGFGASEKPPGFSYTMESWAELILNFLEEVVQKPTVLIGNSVGSLACVIAASESQRDLVRGLVLLNCAGGMNNKAVFDDWRIKLLMPLLLLIDFLLKQRGIASALFNRVKDRENLKNILTNVYGNKDNVDDTLVEIIAGPANSEGALDAFVSILTGPPGPNPISLIPEITKPVLVLWGDQDGLTPLDGPVGKYFTSLPGQLPNFNLYVLEGVGHCPQDDRPDLVHERLLPWLAQLSST; encoded by the exons ATGAGAGCTCTGACATGGACAGGATTATCTCCGCCGCCGCTGCCGGCTATGGTGGCGCGAATGACGACGACTTCGAAGATGGTTGCCTTACGACGGATGAACCTCCGAAAAGATCGTGTCTGTGTTAGAGCCACGGCGGTTTCAAGCGGAGGAGGAGTAGTGGAAGCGGTGGAGTTGGCTGAGATAGGAGAGAAGAGTAAGAAGTGGAAGTGGAAGGGAGAATACTCAATCAATTACTTTGTCAAGAGTTCGCCGGAGGAAGTAACTCCGGCTAGTCAGACTGTTCTCTTAGTTCATGGCTTTGGCGCCTCTATTCCTCACTGGCGAAG GAATATAAATGCTCTGTCCAAACACCATACAGTGTATGCCATAGATCTTCTTGGGTTTGGTGCTTCAGAGAAGCCGCCTGGTTTTAGCTACACTATGGAGTCATGGGCTGAA TTGATACTCAACTTCTTGGAGGAAGTGGTTCAGAAACCGACAGTTTTGATTGGAAACTCTGTTGGAAGCCTTGCTTGCGTTATAGCTGCTTCAG AATCGCAGCGAGATCTGGTTAGAGGTCTGGTTCTGTTGAATTGCGCTGGTGGTATGAACAACAAAGCGGTGTTTGACGACTGGAGAATCAAGCTGCTGATGCCATTGCTCTTGCTTATCGACTTCTTACTCAAGCAAAGAGGAATTGCTTCTGCACTCTTCAACCGCGTTAAAGACAG GGAGAATCTCAAGAACATTTTGACAAATGTATATGGCAACAAAGACAATGTAGATGATACCCTTGTAGAG ATTATCGCTGGACCAGCAAACAGCGAAGGTGCGCTAGATGCATTTGTTTCCATACTAACGGGTCCACCTGGTCCAAACCCGATTTCGCTGATTCCTGAAATAACCAAACCGGTTCTTGTGTTATGGGGAGACCAAGATGGATTAACTCCTCTCGACGGTCCTGTAGGTAAATACTTCACGTCCCTTCCGGGTCAGTTACCTAACTTCAACCTATATGTTCTAGAAGGTGTTGGACATTGCCCACAAGATGATCGTCCGGATCTTGTCCATGAGCGTCTCCTTCCATGGCTGGCTCAGCTTTCTTCCACATAA
- the LOC103850117 gene encoding uncharacterized hydrolase YugF isoform X1: protein MRALTWTGLSPPPLPAMVARMTTTSKMVALRRMNLRKDRVCVRATAVSSGGGVVEAVELAEIGEKSKKWKWKGEYSINYFVKSSPEEVTPASQTVLLVHGFGASIPHWRRNINALSKHHTVYAIDLLGFGASEKPPGFSYTMESWAELILNFLEEVVQKPTVLIGNSVGSLACVIAASEESQRDLVRGLVLLNCAGGMNNKAVFDDWRIKLLMPLLLLIDFLLKQRGIASALFNRVKDRENLKNILTNVYGNKDNVDDTLVEIIAGPANSEGALDAFVSILTGPPGPNPISLIPEITKPVLVLWGDQDGLTPLDGPVGKYFTSLPGQLPNFNLYVLEGVGHCPQDDRPDLVHERLLPWLAQLSST, encoded by the exons ATGAGAGCTCTGACATGGACAGGATTATCTCCGCCGCCGCTGCCGGCTATGGTGGCGCGAATGACGACGACTTCGAAGATGGTTGCCTTACGACGGATGAACCTCCGAAAAGATCGTGTCTGTGTTAGAGCCACGGCGGTTTCAAGCGGAGGAGGAGTAGTGGAAGCGGTGGAGTTGGCTGAGATAGGAGAGAAGAGTAAGAAGTGGAAGTGGAAGGGAGAATACTCAATCAATTACTTTGTCAAGAGTTCGCCGGAGGAAGTAACTCCGGCTAGTCAGACTGTTCTCTTAGTTCATGGCTTTGGCGCCTCTATTCCTCACTGGCGAAG GAATATAAATGCTCTGTCCAAACACCATACAGTGTATGCCATAGATCTTCTTGGGTTTGGTGCTTCAGAGAAGCCGCCTGGTTTTAGCTACACTATGGAGTCATGGGCTGAA TTGATACTCAACTTCTTGGAGGAAGTGGTTCAGAAACCGACAGTTTTGATTGGAAACTCTGTTGGAAGCCTTGCTTGCGTTATAGCTGCTTCAG AAGAATCGCAGCGAGATCTGGTTAGAGGTCTGGTTCTGTTGAATTGCGCTGGTGGTATGAACAACAAAGCGGTGTTTGACGACTGGAGAATCAAGCTGCTGATGCCATTGCTCTTGCTTATCGACTTCTTACTCAAGCAAAGAGGAATTGCTTCTGCACTCTTCAACCGCGTTAAAGACAG GGAGAATCTCAAGAACATTTTGACAAATGTATATGGCAACAAAGACAATGTAGATGATACCCTTGTAGAG ATTATCGCTGGACCAGCAAACAGCGAAGGTGCGCTAGATGCATTTGTTTCCATACTAACGGGTCCACCTGGTCCAAACCCGATTTCGCTGATTCCTGAAATAACCAAACCGGTTCTTGTGTTATGGGGAGACCAAGATGGATTAACTCCTCTCGACGGTCCTGTAGGTAAATACTTCACGTCCCTTCCGGGTCAGTTACCTAACTTCAACCTATATGTTCTAGAAGGTGTTGGACATTGCCCACAAGATGATCGTCCGGATCTTGTCCATGAGCGTCTCCTTCCATGGCTGGCTCAGCTTTCTTCCACATAA